GCCAAAGCCGTGATCTCGCGGGGGCTGATGGCCACAAAAAGCAGCAACTGGCTGGTGATGCTTTCCGGCTTCTTTGAGCCGGTGCTGTTCCTGATCTCCATGGGCGTGGGCCTTGGCGCCATCGTTGGGTCGGTGCAGGGGCCCGACGGAGCGCCCATCAGCTACGCCGCCTACATCGCCCCGGCACTGCTGGCCGTCTCGGCCATGAACGGCGCGGTGTATGACTCCACCTGGAACGTGTTCTTCAAAATGAACTTCGCCAAGCTGTACCAGGGCATGCTGTACACCTCCCTGGGGCCGCTGGACGTGGCCCTCGGCGAGATTTTCCTGGCGCTGTTGCGTGGCCTGCTCTATGCGACGGGGTTCACGGCGGTGATGGGCCTGATGGGGTTGATCACCACACCCTGGGCCGTCCTGATGATTCCGGCGTCGGTGCTCATCGCTTTCGGATTTGCCAGCCTCGGAATGGGGATCACCAGCTTCCTGAAGACCTTCCAGCAGATGGACTGGATCAACTTCATCATGCTGCCCATGTTTCTGTTCAGTGCCACGTTCTATCCGCTCAGCGTCTACCCGCAGTACATCCAATGGCTCATCCAGGCCATGCCGCTCTGGCATGGTGTGGAGCTGCTGCGCCAGATCAGCGTGGGCGTCTTCACGCCCGCCACCGCCGTCCATATTGGCTACTACGTGCTGATGACGGCTCTGGGCATGCTGCTCACCACGGTGCGGCTTCGGAAGCTGTTCCTGAGGTAACCCCGCCCCAACTGGGTAGCACTAAGTGTCGTTTTGACCGTCCAAAACGACACTTACTGCTACTTACTTGGGGGAGTGTTCGCCGGGGGTGGAAGGGGTAAAAGGGCGCCGCGGCGTTTGAGACAATGGACCCATGCGATCTCTGGGTAACCCACAGT
The window above is part of the Pseudarthrobacter sp. IC2-21 genome. Proteins encoded here:
- a CDS encoding ABC transporter permease — translated: MSTVPGSSVRGPRHSVTELARNRTFGPLYSRNAKAVISRGLMATKSSNWLVMLSGFFEPVLFLISMGVGLGAIVGSVQGPDGAPISYAAYIAPALLAVSAMNGAVYDSTWNVFFKMNFAKLYQGMLYTSLGPLDVALGEIFLALLRGLLYATGFTAVMGLMGLITTPWAVLMIPASVLIAFGFASLGMGITSFLKTFQQMDWINFIMLPMFLFSATFYPLSVYPQYIQWLIQAMPLWHGVELLRQISVGVFTPATAVHIGYYVLMTALGMLLTTVRLRKLFLR